In Panthera tigris isolate Pti1 chromosome C1, P.tigris_Pti1_mat1.1, whole genome shotgun sequence, the following proteins share a genomic window:
- the TRNP1 gene encoding TMF-regulated nuclear protein 1, with product MPGCRISACGPGAQEGTAEPGSPPPPPRELLSSPQPPPPTPTLTPTPAQVSSPPEAARAWAGSAEGQELQRWRQGANVGAGGTGPAGGAAAAAAAAAAAAGAGGRALELAEARRRLLEVEGRRRLVSELESRVLQLHRVFLAAELRLAHRAESLGRLGGGVAQAELYLAAHGSRLKKGPRRGRRGRPPALLASALGLGGCVPWGAGRLRRGHGPEPDSPFRRSPPRGPASPQR from the coding sequence atgcCGGGCTGCCGCATCAGCGCCTGCGGCCCGGGGGCCCAGGAAGGGACGGCGGAACCGGggtccccgccgccgccgccccgggaGCTCCTGTCGTCCCCtcagcccccgcccccaactccgACCTTGACTCCGACCCCGGCTCAGGTCTCCTCACCGCCCGAAGCGGCCCGGGCGTGGGCGGGCTCGGCGGAGGGGCAGGAGCTACAGCGCTGGCGCCAGGGCGCTAACGTGGGTGCGGGGGGCACCGGGCCGGCagggggcgcggcggcggcggcggcggcggcggcggcggcggcgggagcgggGGGCCGCGCGCTGGAGCTGGCCGAAGCGCGGCGGCGACTGCTGGAGGTGGAGGGCCGCCGGCGCCTGGTGTCGGAGCTGGAGAGCCGTGTGCTGCAGCTGCACCGCGTCTTCCTGGCGGCCGAGCTGCGCCTAGCGCACCGCGCCGAGAGCCTGGGCCGCCTGGGCGGCGGCGTGGCGCAGGCCGAGCTCTACCTGGCGGCGCACGGGTCGCGCCTCAAGAAGGGCCcgcgccgcggccgccgcggccgcccgcCCGCGCTGCTGGCCTCGGCGCTGGGCCTGGGTGGCTGCGTGCCCTGGGGCGCCGGGCGCCTGCGGCGGGGCCACGGCCCCGAGCCCGACTCGCCCTTCCGCCGAAGTCCGCCCCgcggccccgcctccccccagcGCTGA